TGAGGCTCTCCATGAAAAACACAAAGAGGCATTTGCCCTCTGTGTTGAAGTTCAGCATATTTTTAAAGCTATAGTTTTTATTGCCAATAGAGAAACTGCGTTTAGGGGGAATCGCATTGTTGTTACGCCTTAAAAAGTCAATGAATGTAGGGCTAAATTCTTGCTTGCTAAAATCTTGTGCAACTTGCAATCCCTCCTCTTGTAAGGGGATCGCAAAATCCCAACTTAAGCCTTGAGTTGTGTTGCCATTTGTTGCCATAGGGGATAACCTTTGCTGTGTGGGACTTTGAGTAAAATTTCTTCACGCACAAGTTGCATAGTGCCTAGTGGTGGGTTGCCATCAAAATGCCAGAGATAACCCTTAGGGGTGATGCCCTTGTTGATCTGTGCTTTCTCTTCATCATCAAAAAGATTTTGCAAGGAGGCGCGTTCTTCTAGGGCTTTTTGTAAAGCCTTGATCGCGCGGAAGTGTAACATAGATTTTTCCTCATTTAAATGTTCTAAGTCTATGGTGGTAGAAAACACTCCCGGAAAAATAGGCAAATTAAACTCACTAAAGTGGATGTCAAAATCATTTTGGGGGTTTACGTTAAAGTCCTCTTTTTGTCCCTCTAAGAGTTCTTGGTATTTGGTGTTTG
This is a stretch of genomic DNA from Helicobacter sp. NHP19-012. It encodes these proteins:
- a CDS encoding SMI1/KNR4 family protein — encoded protein: MATNGNTTQGLSWDFAIPLQEEGLQVAQDFSKQEFSPTFIDFLRRNNNAIPPKRSFSIGNKNYSFKNMLNFNTEGKCLFVFFMESLKEHLGQSEIVFGSDGYGGYYLLDTSNQQVLFLDTDTYTKTPLLVLDMFMKKLED